One stretch of Rosistilla oblonga DNA includes these proteins:
- a CDS encoding exo-alpha-sialidase has protein sequence MSDRFVYLLGLALFTSAVAVAAEPAPDRIWPLDSASSAQLRHKGGSPSQAVGVHGQSLVLSGKSLLEVNDSGSVPISGKPFSFVVWFNPYNLDRGQQMIVAKNCYALNQREWGIMIDSDQKLRLYVQQGGWKTAQSDATLKPGTWHQLGLVVTDDKAELWLDGELAGDVELTQPIPQTNAPLTFGGVDDDGRIRQTMMGALDEAMLFNRSLTPSEMASLYKPVTATHPIPNFAEPFPIWDAASPLPVAADIPTLKGVKFHVIKKWDREADGYTFLHGVGLGWHKNKLYASIGHNKGAENTVSEEAQYRVSEDQGQTWSELRVIDAGEEPDLAVSHGVFLSHAGKLWAFHGAYYGKMQKIHTRAYSLDEATGKWDPHGIVIRDGFWPMNQPEKMDDGNWIMPGISAGPYSNNKIFPAAVAISRGDDFTKWDYVEIPTGEGIDRMWGESANFVDGKRVFNIARYGGGASALVAVSEDYGRTWTPSGISNLPMATSKPVAGTLSTGQRYLICTTARNNGGKRTPLTIAVTAPGENVFQKVFVIRRSQNPGEPGESADSLSLSYPCAIEHDGHLYVGYSNNGGRRGNLNSAELAIIPIASLQ, from the coding sequence ATGAGCGATCGTTTTGTGTATCTACTGGGGTTGGCCTTGTTCACATCGGCTGTGGCCGTCGCCGCGGAACCGGCCCCCGATCGGATCTGGCCGCTCGATTCCGCGAGCTCAGCGCAACTTCGGCACAAAGGTGGTTCACCCTCGCAAGCGGTTGGAGTCCACGGCCAATCCCTCGTGCTCAGCGGCAAGTCGCTGCTGGAAGTCAACGACTCCGGAAGCGTCCCGATCAGCGGCAAGCCGTTCAGCTTCGTCGTCTGGTTCAATCCCTACAATCTCGATCGCGGCCAGCAGATGATCGTGGCGAAGAATTGCTACGCTTTGAACCAGCGCGAGTGGGGCATCATGATCGACAGCGACCAGAAGCTGCGACTGTACGTTCAGCAAGGAGGTTGGAAGACTGCCCAATCCGACGCGACATTAAAACCCGGGACATGGCACCAGCTGGGGCTTGTGGTTACCGACGACAAAGCGGAATTGTGGTTGGATGGCGAACTGGCCGGCGATGTCGAACTGACGCAGCCGATCCCGCAGACAAACGCTCCGCTGACCTTCGGCGGCGTCGATGATGACGGCCGAATCAGGCAAACCATGATGGGAGCGTTGGACGAAGCGATGCTCTTCAATCGCTCGCTCACGCCGTCCGAAATGGCATCCCTCTACAAACCGGTCACGGCGACTCACCCGATCCCCAACTTTGCCGAACCGTTTCCAATCTGGGACGCGGCTTCGCCGCTACCCGTTGCCGCCGACATCCCCACGCTCAAAGGCGTCAAGTTTCATGTGATCAAGAAATGGGATCGGGAAGCGGACGGGTACACCTTCCTACACGGCGTGGGACTCGGCTGGCACAAGAACAAACTCTACGCCTCGATCGGTCACAACAAGGGAGCCGAGAATACGGTCAGCGAGGAAGCTCAATATCGCGTCAGCGAGGACCAGGGGCAAACCTGGAGCGAACTGCGAGTGATCGATGCCGGGGAAGAACCCGATCTGGCGGTCAGCCATGGCGTCTTTCTCTCGCACGCTGGCAAACTGTGGGCCTTCCACGGAGCCTATTACGGCAAGATGCAGAAGATCCACACGCGTGCTTATTCGCTCGACGAAGCCACGGGGAAATGGGATCCGCATGGCATCGTGATCCGAGACGGCTTCTGGCCGATGAACCAGCCTGAGAAGATGGACGATGGTAACTGGATCATGCCAGGCATCTCCGCAGGCCCCTATTCCAACAACAAGATATTTCCGGCGGCGGTTGCGATCAGTCGCGGCGACGATTTCACCAAGTGGGACTATGTGGAGATCCCAACCGGCGAAGGGATCGATCGGATGTGGGGTGAATCCGCGAATTTTGTCGATGGGAAGCGAGTATTCAACATCGCCCGCTACGGCGGCGGGGCTTCGGCTTTGGTCGCGGTCAGCGAGGACTATGGACGCACCTGGACACCGTCGGGAATCAGCAACCTGCCGATGGCGACGTCGAAGCCCGTCGCGGGAACGCTCAGCACGGGGCAGCGATACCTGATCTGCACCACAGCCCGAAACAACGGCGGCAAGCGCACTCCACTTACGATCGCCGTGACAGCTCCCGGCGAAAACGTCTTTCAAAAGGTGTTTGTGATTCGTCGTTCCCAGAACCCTGGCGAACCGGGCGAATCAGCAGACAGCCTGAGTCTTTCCTATCCATGTGCGATCGAACACGACGGGCAC